From Candidatus Zixiibacteriota bacterium, a single genomic window includes:
- a CDS encoding thrombospondin type 3 repeat-containing protein, with translation MCAYANAGQTYYPDFYKTADKDMFDAIGWDYSGYIPDLDNDGIADFNDNCPQNYNPSQEDNDSDAVGDSCDNCIYAANNKQEDRDGDTVGDSCDNCLFIPNPDQTDTDGDQIGDACDWICGDADGSEAVDIDDVVFLIAYIFGGGPAPDPEIKADADCSGAVDIDDVVYLIAYIFGGGTAPCDPSGDGIPDC, from the coding sequence ATGTGCGCGTACGCGAATGCCGGCCAGACTTACTATCCGGACTTCTACAAAACAGCCGACAAAGACATGTTCGACGCCATAGGATGGGACTATTCCGGTTACATACCTGACCTCGACAATGATGGTATCGCCGACTTCAACGACAACTGTCCGCAGAACTACAATCCATCGCAGGAGGACAACGACAGCGATGCTGTCGGCGACAGCTGTGACAACTGCATATATGCTGCAAACAACAAGCAGGAAGACCGCGATGGCGACACGGTGGGTGATAGTTGTGACAACTGCCTGTTCATTCCAAACCCCGATCAGACTGATACGGATGGCGATCAAATAGGCGACGCTTGCGATTGGATTTGCGGCGACGCTGACGGTAGCGAAGCGGTCGATATCGACGACGTTGTATTTCTCATAGCTTATATTTTCGGCGGTGGCCCAGCCCCCGATCCTGAGATAAAAGCTGATGCTGACTGCTCCGGCGCGGTCGACATCGATGATGTTGTGTATTTGATAGCCTACATTTTCGGTGGCGGCACGGCCCCTTGCGATCCGAGCGGCGACGGCATTCCCGACTGTTGA